The Anastrepha ludens isolate Willacy chromosome 2, idAnaLude1.1, whole genome shotgun sequence genome contains a region encoding:
- the LOC128855179 gene encoding uncharacterized protein LOC128855179: MADCKQTFSRKGLTVDEILSLLERDDGNINNENFIYVELLIELEDQATDEDSDKSDEEHDANLNQIGCKLLRTKSELRRFHTNRGSNQDQITMYGRNQFRKHDNDNCHAVITRE; encoded by the exons atggcGGATTGCAAGCAGACTTTTTCGCGTAAagg ATTGACTGTAGATGAAATTTTGAGCCTTTTGGAGAGAGATGATGGAAATAttaacaatgaaaattttatttacgtaGAGCTACTAATCGAACTTGAAGACCAAGCCACAGATGAGGACAGTGATAAATCGGATGAGGAGCACGATGCTAATTTGAACCAAATAGGATGTAAGTTATTGCGAACTAAAAGCGAACTCCGTCGTTTTCACACAAATAGGGGATCTAATCAAGATCAGATAACAATGTACGGTCGCAaccaatttcgaaaacatgacaATGACAACTGCCACGCGGTGATCACAcgtgaataa